The following are from one region of the Gossypium hirsutum isolate 1008001.06 chromosome D03, Gossypium_hirsutum_v2.1, whole genome shotgun sequence genome:
- the LOC107950774 gene encoding NAC domain-containing protein 43-like (The RefSeq protein has 2 substitutions compared to this genomic sequence), producing the protein MNLSINGQSQVPPGFRFHPTEEELLHYYLRKKVAYEKIDLDVIQEVDLNKLEPWDIQEKCRIGSTPQNEWYFFSHKDKKYPTGTRTNRATAAGFWKATGRDKIIYSGFRRIGLRKTLVFYKGRAPHGQKSDWIMHEYRLDDNTTTHDSNGSNPIGDSVTEDGWVVCRVFRKKNYLKTLESPKSNSSSTGHDLKTHMLSSGGNDGVLDQILHYMGRTCKMESDSLNNINNIPIPDNNPRMLVGNNGGINDGFHDHERFMHLPRLESPTLPSLCYQSIEDMLTETEHRGGCCGGGGNNETKNGVNDWVTLDQLVASQLSGQVETSKQLSCFSDPNAVFSLCHDDGIQLSHLNLQRSNQSSQVYSNNDNDLWSLTKSSFSPFSSDPLCHLSV; encoded by the exons ATGAATCTATCAATAAATGGGCAGTCTCAGGTCCCTCCTGGTTTTAGATTTCATCCCACAGAGGAAGAGCTCCTTCACTATTATCTTAGAAAAAAAGTGGCTTACGAAAAGATTGACCTTGATGTTATCCAGGAAGTTGATCTCAACAAGCTTGAGCCTTGGGATATTCAAG AAAAGTGTAGGATAGGATCCACTCCACAAAATGAATGGTATTTCTTCAGCCACAAGGATAAGAAATACCCGACCGGGACTCGAACCAATCGTGCTACGGCTGCCGGATTCTGGAAAGCAACCGGCCGTGATAAGATTATATATAGTGGGTTTAGGAGAATTGGGCTGAGGAAAACATTGGTGTTTTATAAAGGCAGAGCTCCACATGGTCAAAAATCTGATTGGATTATGCATGAGTATAGGCTTGATGATAACACTACCACCCATGACTCTAAT GGTTCGAACCCCATCGGAGATTCGGTGACGGAAGATGGGTGGGTGGTTTGCCGTGTGTTCAGAAAGAAGAATTATCTGAAAACCCTAGAGAGTCCTAAAAGTAATTCGTCCTCTACCGGTCATGATTTAAAGACACACATGCTTAGCTCAGGAGGCAACGATGGTGTCTTGGATCAAATCCTTCATTACATGGGAAGGACTTGTAAGATGGAGAGTGATTCATTGAACAACATCAACAACATCCCCATCCCCGACAACAATCCGAGGATGCTTGTTGGAAACAACGGAGGAATCAACGATGGGTTCCATGACCATGAAAGGTTCATGCATCTCCCTAGGCTTGAAAGCCCAACTCTCCCTTCGCTTTGTTACCAATCCATCGAAGACATGCTGACCGAAACCGAACACCGAGGTGGCTGTTGTGGCGGTGGTGGTAATAATGAGACCAAAAATGGGGTAAATGACTGGGTCACACTGGACCAACTGGTGGCATCCCAGCTAAGTGGTCAAGTAGAGACAAGCAAGCAACTATCATGTTTTAGTGACCCTAATGCGGTTTTTAGTCTTTGTCACGATGATGGTATTCAATTATCGCATTTAAACTTACAGAGATCAAATCAAAGCTCACAGGTCTATAGCAACAACGACAATGATCTATGGAGCTTGACCAAGTCATCGTCTTCACCGTCTTCATCAGATCCCTTATGCCATCTGTCGGTATAA